TTTTTACGCTGGCACTTCAAACGAGGTGCCGGTTTTTAGTACTCCATATGCGATTGCCAGCAATTTTCTCATGCACGCCCCAATGGCACTCATTTTACAAGCGCCTCTGCGCAAC
The bacterium genome window above contains:
- a CDS encoding IS110 family transposase, with amino-acid sequence LRRGACKMSAIGACMRKLLAIAYGVLKTGTSFEVPA